A portion of the Chromobacterium sp. IIBBL 290-4 genome contains these proteins:
- the parC gene encoding DNA topoisomerase IV subunit A: protein MNDLDLFATPDAAGNLTPPPPAAPQALGGDWIPLDLYAERAYLEYAMSVVKGRALPEVADGQKPVQRRILYAMRDMGLAHGAKPVKSARVVGEILGKYHPHGDSSAYEALVRMAQDFTLRYPLIDGQGNFGSRDGDGAAAMRYTEARLTPIAELLLSEIDMGTVDFVPNYDGAFEEPALLPARLPMVLLNGASGIAVGMATEIPPHNLTEVASASVALLDDPTLDIDGLMQYIPGPDFPGGGQIITPAADIRSAYETGRGSVRVRAKWEVDKLARGQWRAIVTELPPGSSAQKVLAEIEEATNPKLKAGKKQLSQDQQNLKKLMLDLLDRVRDESDSENPVRLVFEPKSSRQDPDEFMNILLAQTSLEGNASLNLVMIGLDGRPAQKGLKPILSEWIDFRRSTVTRRLAHRLAQVDKRIHILEGRMIAFIHIDEVIRVIRESDEPKPDLIKAFGLTEIQAEDILEIRLRQLARLEGFKLEKELSELREEREGLRHILDTPDALTRLIRDEIQADAAKYGDKRRSEIKAAERAVLTQTTADEPVTLILSQKGWIRARVGHNLELETLSFKDGDALAAAVETRTIWNAVVLDHNGRAYTIDPATVPTGRGDGVPVASLVDLQDGAKPAQLISGRDEDRFVVAGSGGYGFIAKIGDMAGRVKAGKAFITLDAQETVLEPVRLPAAPLEQLQLVAASDAGRLLAFPAAELKELAKGRGLMLLALDEGARMTAIGLVAGDKALLATTSVRGKVADEKIALEEFIAKRAKKGKLMPKKWLVSAIRDLPM from the coding sequence ATGAACGATCTCGACCTCTTCGCCACGCCGGACGCCGCCGGCAACCTCACGCCGCCGCCCCCGGCCGCGCCGCAAGCCCTCGGCGGCGACTGGATTCCGCTGGACCTGTACGCCGAGCGCGCCTACCTGGAATACGCGATGAGCGTGGTGAAGGGCCGCGCGCTGCCGGAGGTGGCCGACGGCCAGAAGCCGGTGCAGCGCCGCATCCTGTACGCGATGCGCGACATGGGCCTGGCCCACGGCGCCAAGCCGGTGAAATCGGCCCGCGTGGTCGGCGAAATCCTCGGTAAATACCACCCGCACGGCGACAGCTCGGCTTACGAGGCGCTGGTGCGGATGGCGCAAGACTTCACGCTGCGCTACCCGCTGATCGACGGCCAAGGCAACTTCGGCAGCCGCGACGGCGACGGCGCGGCCGCCATGCGTTACACCGAGGCGCGGCTGACGCCGATCGCCGAACTGCTGCTGTCTGAAATCGACATGGGCACGGTGGACTTCGTTCCCAATTACGACGGCGCCTTCGAAGAGCCCGCCCTGTTGCCGGCCCGCCTGCCCATGGTACTGCTCAACGGCGCCTCCGGCATCGCGGTGGGCATGGCGACGGAAATCCCGCCGCATAATCTGACCGAAGTGGCCAGCGCCTCCGTGGCGCTGCTGGACGACCCGACGCTGGATATCGATGGCCTGATGCAATACATCCCCGGCCCGGACTTCCCCGGCGGCGGCCAGATCATCACCCCGGCGGCCGACATCCGCTCCGCCTACGAAACCGGCCGCGGCAGCGTGCGCGTGCGCGCCAAGTGGGAAGTGGACAAACTGGCGCGCGGCCAGTGGCGCGCCATCGTCACCGAGCTGCCGCCGGGCTCGTCGGCGCAGAAGGTGCTGGCTGAGATTGAAGAAGCCACCAATCCCAAGCTGAAGGCCGGCAAGAAACAGCTGTCGCAGGACCAGCAGAATCTGAAGAAGCTGATGCTGGACCTGCTGGACCGCGTCCGCGACGAATCCGACAGCGAAAACCCGGTGCGCCTGGTGTTCGAACCCAAGTCCAGCCGCCAGGACCCGGACGAGTTCATGAACATCCTGCTGGCGCAGACCAGCCTGGAAGGCAACGCCTCGCTGAACCTAGTGATGATAGGCCTGGACGGCCGTCCGGCGCAGAAGGGCCTGAAGCCCATCCTGAGCGAGTGGATAGACTTCCGCCGCAGCACCGTCACCCGCCGCCTGGCGCACCGCCTGGCCCAGGTGGACAAGCGCATCCACATCCTGGAAGGCCGGATGATCGCCTTCATCCACATCGATGAAGTCATCCGCGTCATCCGCGAATCGGACGAGCCCAAGCCGGACCTGATCAAGGCCTTCGGCCTGACCGAAATCCAGGCCGAGGACATCCTGGAAATCCGCCTGCGCCAATTGGCGCGGCTGGAAGGCTTCAAGCTGGAGAAGGAACTGTCGGAGCTGCGCGAGGAGCGCGAGGGCCTGCGCCACATCCTGGACACGCCGGACGCGCTGACCCGCCTGATCCGCGACGAAATCCAGGCCGACGCCGCCAAGTACGGCGACAAGCGCCGCAGCGAGATCAAGGCCGCCGAGCGCGCGGTGCTGACGCAAACCACGGCCGACGAGCCGGTGACGCTGATCCTGTCGCAAAAGGGCTGGATCCGCGCCCGCGTCGGCCACAATCTGGAGCTGGAAACGCTGAGCTTCAAGGATGGCGACGCTCTGGCCGCCGCGGTGGAAACGCGCACCATCTGGAACGCCGTGGTGCTGGACCACAACGGCCGCGCCTACACCATCGATCCGGCCACGGTGCCGACCGGCCGCGGTGACGGCGTGCCGGTGGCGTCGCTGGTGGATCTGCAGGACGGCGCCAAGCCGGCGCAGCTGATCTCCGGCCGCGACGAAGACCGCTTCGTGGTGGCCGGCAGCGGCGGCTACGGCTTCATCGCCAAGATCGGCGACATGGCGGGCCGGGTGAAGGCCGGCAAAGCCTTCATCACCCTGGACGCGCAGGAAACGGTGCTGGAGCCGGTGCGCCTGCCCGCCGCGCCGCTGGAGCAGCTGCAACTGGTCGCCGCCAGCGACGCCGGCCGCCTGCTGGCCTTCCCGGCGGCGGAGCTGAAGGAGCTGGCCAAGGGCCGCGGCCTGATGCTGCTGGCGCTGGACGAGGGCGCGCGCATGACCGCCATCGGCCTGGTGGCCGGCGACAAGGCGCTACTGGCCACGACCTCCGTCCGCGGCAAAGTGGCGGATGAAAAGATCGCGCTGGAAGAGTTCATCGCCAAACGCGCCAAGAAGGGCAAGCTGATGCCGAAGAAATGGCTGGTGAGCGCTATCCGGGATCTGCCGATGTGA
- a CDS encoding TonB-dependent receptor gives MKMKLLAQAIAAIGLLGSAVAHADDNGGDQLERVTITGSNIKSINKEGATPVQIIKKEEIAKTGASTVAQLLDHLTAVSGVTAGTDANSFTPGAASAGLHGMDAKYTLILLNGRRLPTYAQLAGGTDSFTDLNTLPLSVIESVEILRDGASAIYGSDAVAGVINFKTKRNYQGLNSYARYGQTSAGDGMEQSAGISGGVGDLDKDGYNALFSLDTYHREPVFYSKHDATKSRDYRRFGGADNRYQATWGGWTLDDGAPHPFSVMPDCATATVKKPNGNTICPIDYDQVDSQLSPRTTRLGLLSVLTRKLDADSQLYAELGFNQTRTSLSSGNAFINDYELSPGNASYPTDPALLAKLKAINPAFKPGVSSVDVYRSINEGRENTTDAVSNTARAVFGYSTTYKNWDYDASVNFSQNTVTNHNLVVMNTFLDSLTNGNPSGPTYNPFIHGNPASSVTPYEKQQTIEGTSGFQGLELKAAQSNLFSLPGGEAGFAAGVQWWRETLENNPSSDMQNGLIMNQAPQSYFTAARSIFAVYSELNLPVIKNLDVNLAVRNDHYNDLGSTFNPKASFTYRPVKEVLFRGSATSGFKAPSFTQMYLTNTGFNSGPDLAKCAQQGIAAQDCTSESFKLISGGNPHLTPETNKSFSFGMVLQPTKELFASVDFYRINQKNVINSLSLEDVLANPGKYPGAIVRKPSDPGVLGDIDHINLPYDNIGRRVVAGLDIELKYDLSLGEYGKLKFSNEQNRVLTYQDSTQKTDPLREEVDYATMPRWKNVFTTEYSYGKYSVGLTARSYSGFKNLTSAISDPATIGKKSPRIPSYTAWDLDVSAQPLKQLSVSAGVKNLGAKIPPYISNYTDPGVFSGSDTDLWGRTYYVNFNYKF, from the coding sequence ATGAAGATGAAATTGCTCGCCCAGGCGATCGCCGCGATCGGCCTGCTGGGAAGCGCGGTCGCGCATGCCGACGATAATGGCGGCGACCAACTGGAACGCGTCACCATCACTGGCTCCAACATCAAGAGCATCAATAAAGAAGGCGCAACGCCTGTCCAGATCATCAAGAAGGAAGAAATCGCCAAAACCGGCGCGTCAACCGTTGCTCAGCTACTGGATCATCTGACCGCCGTCTCCGGCGTAACGGCCGGCACCGACGCGAATAGCTTCACTCCTGGCGCAGCCAGCGCCGGCCTGCATGGCATGGATGCGAAATACACGCTGATTCTGCTCAATGGCCGACGCCTCCCCACGTATGCCCAATTGGCCGGCGGCACAGATAGCTTCACCGACCTGAACACCTTGCCGCTATCTGTCATCGAGTCGGTGGAAATCCTGCGTGACGGCGCTTCCGCCATTTACGGTTCCGATGCAGTTGCCGGCGTGATCAACTTCAAGACCAAACGCAACTACCAGGGTCTGAACAGCTACGCCCGGTACGGCCAAACCTCCGCAGGCGATGGCATGGAACAATCGGCTGGCATTTCCGGCGGCGTCGGCGACCTGGACAAAGACGGCTATAACGCGCTGTTCTCTTTGGACACGTATCATCGCGAGCCCGTGTTCTACAGCAAGCACGATGCGACCAAATCGCGCGACTACCGCCGTTTCGGCGGCGCGGACAACCGCTACCAAGCCACCTGGGGCGGCTGGACACTGGACGACGGCGCTCCCCATCCTTTCTCAGTCATGCCAGACTGCGCGACCGCGACCGTCAAAAAGCCGAATGGCAATACCATCTGCCCGATTGATTATGATCAGGTCGACAGTCAATTGTCGCCGCGCACCACCCGCCTGGGCTTGTTGAGCGTGCTCACCCGCAAGCTGGATGCGGATAGCCAGCTATATGCCGAACTTGGCTTCAATCAGACTCGCACCAGCCTAAGCAGCGGCAACGCCTTCATCAATGATTACGAGCTTTCTCCCGGCAATGCGTCTTATCCGACCGACCCCGCCCTGCTCGCCAAGCTGAAAGCGATCAATCCGGCATTCAAACCGGGCGTATCCTCCGTAGACGTGTATCGCAGCATCAACGAAGGCCGCGAAAACACAACCGATGCGGTCAGCAATACCGCTCGCGCTGTCTTCGGTTACTCCACCACCTACAAGAACTGGGACTACGACGCCTCGGTCAATTTCAGCCAGAACACGGTCACCAACCACAATCTGGTGGTGATGAACACCTTCCTGGACTCGCTGACCAACGGCAATCCATCCGGCCCGACCTATAACCCATTCATTCACGGCAATCCGGCCTCTAGCGTCACACCCTATGAAAAACAGCAAACCATAGAGGGCACTTCCGGCTTCCAAGGGCTGGAGCTGAAAGCCGCGCAGAGTAATCTGTTCTCGCTGCCAGGCGGAGAAGCGGGCTTCGCCGCAGGCGTGCAATGGTGGCGAGAGACGCTGGAAAACAATCCCTCCAGCGATATGCAAAATGGCCTGATCATGAACCAGGCGCCGCAAAGCTACTTCACGGCAGCCCGCAGCATCTTCGCCGTCTATAGCGAGCTGAACCTGCCCGTCATCAAGAATCTGGATGTGAATCTGGCGGTACGGAACGACCATTACAATGATCTTGGCAGCACCTTCAATCCCAAGGCCAGCTTCACCTATCGCCCGGTGAAGGAAGTGCTGTTCCGCGGCTCGGCCACCTCCGGCTTCAAGGCGCCGTCGTTCACCCAGATGTATCTGACCAATACCGGCTTTAACAGCGGCCCGGACTTGGCAAAGTGCGCCCAGCAAGGCATTGCCGCTCAAGACTGCACATCCGAGAGTTTCAAGCTCATCAGCGGCGGCAATCCTCACCTGACCCCTGAAACCAATAAGAGCTTCAGCTTCGGCATGGTCCTGCAGCCAACCAAGGAACTATTCGCGTCGGTTGACTTTTATCGCATCAATCAGAAAAATGTCATCAACTCGCTGAGTCTGGAAGATGTGCTGGCCAATCCGGGCAAGTACCCGGGTGCCATTGTTCGCAAACCCTCCGACCCCGGCGTGCTGGGCGATATCGATCATATCAATTTGCCGTATGACAATATCGGCCGCAGAGTGGTGGCCGGTCTGGATATCGAGCTGAAGTACGATTTGTCCCTTGGCGAGTATGGCAAACTCAAGTTCTCCAACGAGCAAAACCGCGTTCTGACCTACCAGGACTCGACCCAGAAGACAGATCCGCTGCGTGAAGAAGTGGACTATGCCACGATGCCTCGCTGGAAAAACGTGTTCACCACCGAGTACAGCTATGGCAAGTACTCCGTTGGCCTGACCGCACGCTCCTACTCCGGCTTCAAGAACCTGACCTCCGCGATTTCCGATCCAGCCACCATTGGTAAGAAATCTCCGCGCATTCCGTCTTACACTGCTTGGGATCTGGACGTCAGCGCTCAACCGCTCAAACAGTTAAGCGTTTCGGCAGGAGTGAAGAATCTGGGCGCAAAGATCCCTCCCTACATCTCCAACTACACCGACCCGGGAGTCTTCTCCGGCTCAGATACCGACCTGTGGGGCCGTACTTACTACGTGAATTTCAACTACAAATTCTAA
- a CDS encoding GNAT family N-acetyltransferase, with the protein MANRIAWHCHGFDGFTPRALYQALQLRDRVFVVEQQSIYGDVDGVDMHCLHLSGRDEAGNLLAYARLIGPGGKYPDAVAIGRVVVAPEARGQGLGKALMAQAVAQCHAHYPGQTLMLSAQCDASGLYEAFGFQPVSEPYDDGGILHVDMRLQG; encoded by the coding sequence ATGGCAAACAGGATAGCGTGGCATTGCCACGGTTTTGATGGATTTACGCCCAGGGCTCTGTATCAGGCGCTGCAACTGCGCGACCGGGTATTCGTGGTGGAGCAGCAGTCGATCTATGGCGATGTGGACGGCGTCGACATGCACTGCCTGCACCTGTCCGGACGCGACGAGGCTGGCAATCTGCTGGCCTACGCGCGCTTGATCGGGCCGGGCGGAAAATACCCCGACGCCGTCGCCATCGGCCGGGTGGTGGTGGCGCCGGAAGCGCGCGGGCAGGGCCTGGGCAAGGCGCTGATGGCGCAGGCGGTGGCGCAGTGCCATGCCCATTACCCCGGCCAGACGTTGATGCTGTCCGCGCAGTGCGACGCCAGCGGTTTATATGAAGCGTTTGGTTTCCAGCCGGTATCCGAGCCGTATGACGATGGCGGGATACTGCATGTGGATATGCGTTTGCAGGGCTAA
- a CDS encoding nitrogen regulation protein NR(II), with protein sequence MRRPAQQQTLSPRAALLFFNGFRAVLLLVLFSMSLIPGTDGLPLIEGGRHFYFWAGVYALLISGWFLLREGSLGHTLQLTLAIAADIAMMVWLMAMNDGIHGGFGLLLLPYLAAAGLLSTGRYALFYAAIATLMLLGYVGAAHQLDQARSSDLSYGALLAAGCFVTAIATWHLGRMARASEALAAQRGGEIANLNHLNELILQSQRDAVVVLDEAGHLRQFNLQAERYFSRLCRGQPMPELLPLVRRWQQSGYPALSTFVEHNVRGRLLLGRLVPVPVPEGEVRGVVLFMRDMADMAEESKRMKLAALGRLTANIAHEIRNPLAAISHAGDLLAEDDDDPARQRLLRIVRDNTRRINGMVEDVLILGRRDRVKRETIALGPFIEQLLEHFAMSQPEAAGAVLCQLPDCRLLFDRGHLTQILGNLLANAWRHGSRAVGSVRLEGGVAEGALILRVMDDGPGVAEADQAHLFEPFFTTENAGSGLGLYIARELAEANDARLDYIPPDGVFRLIGHLAHD encoded by the coding sequence ATGCGCCGCCCAGCCCAGCAGCAGACGCTCAGCCCTCGCGCCGCCCTGTTGTTCTTCAACGGCTTCCGCGCCGTCTTGCTGCTGGTGCTGTTTTCAATGTCGCTGATACCCGGCACCGACGGCCTGCCCTTGATCGAGGGCGGCCGTCATTTTTATTTCTGGGCCGGCGTCTACGCCTTGCTGATCAGCGGCTGGTTCCTGTTGCGCGAAGGCTCGCTCGGCCACACGCTGCAACTGACGCTGGCCATCGCCGCCGACATCGCCATGATGGTGTGGCTGATGGCGATGAACGACGGCATCCACGGCGGCTTCGGCCTGCTGCTGCTGCCCTACCTCGCCGCCGCCGGCCTGTTGTCCACCGGCCGCTACGCGCTGTTCTACGCCGCCATCGCCACGCTGATGCTGCTCGGCTATGTCGGCGCGGCGCATCAATTGGACCAGGCCCGCTCCTCAGACTTGTCCTATGGCGCCTTGCTGGCCGCCGGCTGTTTCGTCACCGCCATCGCCACCTGGCATCTGGGACGCATGGCGCGCGCCTCGGAGGCTTTGGCGGCCCAGCGCGGCGGCGAGATCGCCAACCTCAACCATCTGAACGAACTGATCCTGCAGAGCCAGCGCGACGCGGTGGTGGTGCTGGACGAAGCAGGCCATCTGCGCCAATTCAATCTACAGGCCGAACGCTATTTCAGCCGCCTCTGCCGCGGCCAGCCCATGCCGGAGCTGCTGCCCTTGGTGCGGCGCTGGCAGCAAAGCGGCTACCCCGCGCTCTCCACCTTCGTCGAACACAATGTGCGCGGCCGGCTGCTGCTGGGCCGGCTGGTGCCGGTTCCGGTGCCGGAGGGCGAAGTGCGCGGCGTGGTGCTGTTCATGCGCGACATGGCCGATATGGCGGAAGAATCCAAACGGATGAAGCTGGCGGCGCTGGGCCGTCTCACCGCCAACATCGCGCACGAAATCCGCAATCCGCTCGCCGCCATCAGCCATGCCGGCGATCTGTTGGCCGAGGATGACGACGATCCGGCCCGGCAACGGCTGCTGCGCATCGTCCGCGACAACACCCGCCGCATCAACGGCATGGTGGAGGACGTGCTGATCCTGGGCCGCCGCGACCGGGTCAAGCGCGAGACGATAGCCCTTGGCCCCTTCATCGAACAGCTGCTGGAGCATTTCGCCATGTCGCAGCCGGAAGCCGCCGGCGCCGTGCTTTGCCAGCTGCCGGACTGCCGGCTGCTGTTCGACCGCGGCCATCTGACACAGATTCTGGGCAACCTGCTGGCCAATGCCTGGCGGCACGGCAGCCGCGCCGTCGGCAGCGTCCGGCTGGAGGGCGGCGTGGCGGAGGGCGCCTTGATCCTGCGGGTGATGGACGACGGCCCCGGCGTGGCCGAGGCTGATCAGGCCCATTTATTCGAACCCTTCTTCACCACGGAAAACGCCGGCAGCGGACTGGGCCTTTACATCGCGCGGGAATTGGCCGAAGCCAACGACGCGCGCCTGGACTACATCCCGCCCGACGGCGTGTTCCGGCTGATAGGACACCTGGCCCATGACTAA
- a CDS encoding sigma-54 dependent transcriptional regulator, with protein sequence MTKSAHRVLIVDDEPDIRELLELTLLKMGLQPVAAGSVGEARAALQAGSFDLALTDMRLPDGEGLEVVRHIAEQGLDLPIAVLTAFGSADNAVQAMKAGAFDYLQKPVSLAQLRSLVKSALKVDAPAAKPSAQKRLLGDSPAIQEVLRRVDKLARSQAAVYIRGESGTGKEQAARLIHETGPRAGRPFVAVNCGAIPENLMESEFFGYRKGAFTGADSERDGFFQQAQGGTLFLDEVADLPLAMQVKLLRAIQEKTVRKLGASQEEAADARIICATHQDLAALAEQGRFRQDLFYRLNVLPLQMPPLRELREDIPLLAERLLARFSDASAPARLAPDALNALQDYAFPGNFRELENILERAVALASSPTLRAEDLQLSPPLRDIAPPDGGTDLQQYLDQLERDAIVKALETTRYNRTQAAKRLGVTFRSLRYRMERLGIK encoded by the coding sequence ATGACTAAGTCCGCCCACCGCGTCCTCATCGTCGACGACGAGCCCGACATCCGCGAGTTGCTGGAGCTGACGCTGCTGAAAATGGGCTTGCAGCCGGTGGCTGCGGGCAGCGTAGGCGAGGCGCGCGCCGCGCTGCAGGCCGGCTCCTTCGACCTGGCGCTGACCGATATGCGGCTGCCGGACGGCGAGGGGCTGGAGGTGGTGCGCCATATCGCCGAGCAAGGCCTGGACCTGCCCATCGCCGTGCTCACCGCCTTCGGCAGCGCCGACAACGCGGTGCAGGCGATGAAAGCCGGCGCCTTCGATTATCTGCAAAAGCCGGTCAGCCTGGCCCAATTGCGCAGCCTGGTGAAATCGGCGCTGAAAGTGGACGCGCCCGCCGCCAAACCTTCCGCTCAGAAGAGGCTGCTGGGCGACTCGCCGGCAATACAAGAAGTGTTGCGGCGGGTGGACAAGCTGGCGCGCAGCCAGGCCGCCGTCTATATCCGCGGCGAATCCGGCACCGGCAAGGAACAGGCGGCGCGGCTGATCCACGAGACCGGTCCGCGCGCCGGCAGACCCTTCGTCGCGGTCAATTGCGGCGCCATCCCGGAAAACCTGATGGAGAGCGAATTCTTCGGCTACCGCAAAGGCGCCTTCACCGGCGCGGACAGCGAGCGGGACGGTTTCTTCCAGCAGGCCCAGGGGGGCACGCTGTTTCTGGACGAGGTGGCCGATCTGCCGCTGGCCATGCAAGTGAAGCTGCTGCGCGCCATTCAGGAAAAAACCGTGCGCAAGCTGGGCGCCAGCCAGGAAGAGGCGGCGGACGCGCGCATCATCTGCGCCACCCACCAGGACCTGGCGGCTTTGGCCGAGCAAGGGCGCTTTCGCCAGGATCTGTTTTACCGGCTCAACGTGCTGCCGCTGCAGATGCCGCCGCTGCGCGAACTGCGCGAGGACATCCCGCTGCTGGCCGAACGCCTGCTGGCGCGCTTCTCCGACGCCTCCGCCCCGGCGCGGCTGGCGCCGGATGCGCTCAATGCCTTGCAGGATTATGCCTTCCCCGGCAATTTCCGCGAGCTGGAAAATATTCTGGAACGCGCCGTCGCGCTGGCAAGCTCCCCCACGCTGCGCGCCGAAGACCTGCAATTGTCGCCGCCCCTTCGCGACATCGCGCCGCCCGATGGCGGAACCGACCTGCAGCAATATTTGGACCAGCTGGAGCGAGACGCCATCGTCAAAGCGCTGGAAACCACCCGCTACAACCGCACCCAGGCCGCCAAACGGCTGGGCGTGACCTTCCGCTCGCTGCGCTACCGCATGGAGCGGCTGGGCATAAAATAG
- a CDS encoding TonB-dependent siderophore receptor, with amino-acid sequence MRLTILAQAIATIGLLGSGIAHAADSADQLERVTITGSNIKRSINKEGALPVEVLKKEDIAKTGASTVSQLLEGIASITGVTPGTSSTSFVPGASYASMRGMDAKYTLVLLNGRRLATYAQLEGGTDAFNDLNTLPLSVIESVEILRDGASAIYGSDAVAGVINFKTKRNYQGTDSYVRYGQTSAGDGSEQAMGVSAGIGDLDKDGYNALISFDAYHREPVFYSKHDPIKSRDFRRFGGDDNRFLSTWGGWRISPKQQYIAMPYCPSPLVTKATGQVICPIDYDQVDDQKSPRTSRYGLLSVGTKKLDANSEIYAELGLNQTQTMLRGGNNFLNAITLSPKDAAYPKDPSLIAALQAMNPNFVPGTSNITIYRGLNEGWGRDRDATSTTYHAVVGYSTSRWDWDFDASINLSGNKVVNKNQDYLTTLEDSQSTGNPSGPTYNPFIHGNPTNSLSPFQALDQNKATSALQALELKASKSELFNLPGGAAGFATGLQWWHESLESEPDANTQQGLVMNSAPQSYLKASHSILAAYGEFNLPITKQLEVQLALRGDHYNDFGNTVNPKIAFAYHPWKEVLFRGSASSGFKAPSFTQLHLTRTAYSSVKDYDLCAQQGISKSKCQANSVKIISGGNPNLQPETSDSFSLGMVFQPTKELYASVDFYRINQKKVINAIDTEDVMTNPAKYPGAIVRKPAQNGLLGDIDHINTPYQNTGGLSTSGLDIIARYDWSLGSYGKLKFENQHSRILSYKDHKLADDPWLEELDYAVETRWKNVFTTEYSYDKYSVGLTARSYAGFKNLTQAISNTSSLQGKSERVASYTAFDVYLSATPLKKLKIEGGIKNIGNRVPPYFSNSSTPGTFNGPATDLWGRTYYMNVNYKF; translated from the coding sequence ATGAGACTGACCATCCTGGCCCAAGCTATCGCGACGATAGGCTTGTTGGGCAGCGGCATCGCGCATGCCGCCGACAGCGCCGACCAACTCGAACGCGTTACCATCACCGGCTCCAACATCAAGCGCAGCATCAACAAGGAAGGCGCGCTGCCGGTCGAGGTGCTTAAAAAAGAAGACATCGCCAAAACCGGCGCATCCACAGTTTCCCAGTTACTTGAGGGCATCGCCTCCATCACCGGCGTCACGCCCGGCACCAGCAGTACCAGTTTTGTGCCCGGAGCCTCCTATGCCAGCATGCGCGGCATGGACGCAAAATACACTCTGGTTCTGCTCAATGGCCGCCGCTTGGCGACATATGCGCAACTGGAAGGCGGCACAGATGCCTTCAATGACTTGAATACTCTGCCGCTCTCCGTTATTGAATCCGTTGAAATCCTGCGCGACGGCGCTTCCGCCATCTATGGATCCGATGCGGTTGCCGGTGTGATCAACTTCAAGACCAAACGCAACTATCAAGGCACGGACAGCTACGTCCGTTATGGCCAAACATCTGCCGGAGATGGTTCTGAGCAGGCGATGGGAGTCTCCGCTGGCATCGGCGATCTGGATAAAGACGGTTACAACGCGCTGATCTCGTTTGACGCCTACCATCGCGAACCGGTGTTTTACAGCAAGCACGACCCTATCAAGTCTCGCGATTTTCGCCGTTTCGGCGGGGATGACAATCGCTTCCTAAGCACTTGGGGCGGCTGGCGGATCAGTCCAAAGCAGCAATACATCGCCATGCCATACTGCCCAAGCCCCTTGGTCACCAAGGCTACTGGCCAAGTCATCTGCCCAATCGATTATGATCAGGTTGACGATCAGAAATCCCCCCGTACCAGCCGCTATGGTTTGCTGTCGGTTGGCACCAAGAAACTGGATGCCAATAGCGAAATTTATGCGGAATTGGGACTGAATCAGACGCAGACCATGCTGCGCGGCGGAAATAACTTCCTGAACGCCATCACACTGTCTCCCAAAGACGCAGCCTACCCCAAAGATCCTTCGTTGATCGCGGCTCTCCAGGCGATGAATCCCAATTTCGTGCCTGGCACCAGCAATATCACCATCTATCGGGGTCTAAACGAAGGCTGGGGGCGCGATCGCGACGCCACTAGCACGACGTATCACGCAGTCGTGGGTTACAGCACTTCGCGCTGGGATTGGGACTTTGACGCCTCCATCAATCTGAGCGGCAATAAAGTTGTCAACAAAAATCAGGACTACCTGACTACGCTCGAGGACTCACAATCCACAGGCAACCCATCTGGCCCGACCTACAACCCGTTCATTCACGGCAATCCGACCAACAGTCTAAGCCCCTTCCAGGCCTTGGACCAAAATAAAGCCACTAGCGCCCTGCAGGCACTGGAGCTGAAGGCATCAAAGAGCGAACTATTCAATCTGCCTGGCGGTGCCGCAGGTTTCGCCACCGGCCTGCAATGGTGGCATGAAAGCCTGGAAAGCGAACCGGATGCCAATACCCAGCAAGGCCTGGTCATGAACTCCGCCCCGCAGTCCTATCTCAAGGCCAGCCACAGCATTCTAGCGGCTTACGGGGAGTTCAATCTGCCGATCACCAAACAGCTTGAGGTGCAACTGGCGCTGCGCGGCGACCACTACAACGATTTCGGCAACACCGTCAATCCCAAGATCGCATTCGCTTACCACCCATGGAAAGAAGTATTATTCCGCGGTTCCGCCTCCTCTGGCTTCAAAGCCCCGTCCTTCACTCAGCTACACCTGACCCGCACGGCCTATAGCTCAGTTAAGGATTATGATCTGTGCGCTCAGCAAGGTATTTCAAAGAGCAAGTGTCAAGCCAACAGCGTCAAGATCATCAGCGGCGGCAATCCCAATCTGCAGCCGGAAACCAGCGACAGCTTCAGCCTGGGCATGGTATTCCAGCCCACGAAGGAGTTGTATGCATCGGTTGACTTCTACCGCATCAATCAAAAGAAAGTCATCAACGCCATCGATACTGAAGACGTAATGACCAACCCTGCCAAATATCCTGGCGCGATTGTGCGCAAACCGGCGCAAAATGGTTTGCTGGGCGATATTGATCATATCAATACCCCATATCAAAATACCGGTGGTTTGAGCACCTCCGGTCTGGACATCATCGCTCGCTATGATTGGTCGCTGGGCAGCTATGGCAAGCTGAAATTTGAAAACCAGCACAGCCGTATTTTGAGCTACAAGGACCATAAACTGGCCGATGATCCCTGGCTGGAGGAACTGGACTATGCAGTCGAAACTCGCTGGAAGAACGTGTTTACCACTGAATATAGCTATGACAAATACTCAGTTGGCTTGACCGCGCGCAGCTATGCCGGCTTCAAGAACCTGACTCAAGCGATTTCCAACACCAGCTCCTTGCAAGGCAAATCCGAACGCGTGGCCTCCTATACCGCTTTCGATGTCTATCTGAGCGCAACGCCACTCAAGAAACTGAAAATAGAAGGCGGAATTAAAAATATCGGCAATCGTGTTCCGCCATATTTCAGCAACTCCTCCACCCCAGGCACATTCAATGGCCCGGCCACAGACCTGTGGGGTCGCACCTACTATATGAACGTGAATTACAAGTTCTAA